Genomic window (Sulfuricurvum sp. IAE1):
CTACATGGGCATAAGGACGTAGTACCGATTGTTTTTTGACATACTCAGCAAGCCGTTCCGTCATCTTGTACTCATCCGACATTTCGGGCAGATCAGCAGGAAACAGCTTTTTGCACTCTTTGCACCGATAGCGCGGAACGTCGATATTCAGCCCCACCCGTTTACCGCGAATCGGAATATCCATGAAGTGCCGATGACGCTTGCCGTGAGCCACAATGTCCTTAGAATTGCATTGAGGGCATAAAGGCTTTTTAGAGTCTATCAGAGCGATTTGGATATGGATGTCATGATCGGTCTCCTCGATGATTAAGGAGGTGTAATGCGGGAGGTTTAAGAGGGGCATGAATGTCCGTTTTTACTATGTATTATACAGATATTAAAATTTCATGAAAACATACCAATGAGTAAAACCTTTATGACCGGATGTGTGGCCAAACAATGGTTTAGCATTAGTTAGGCATAAAACTTCTTTGGACTTTATCTGAGTTTCGTTCCATTTAAAGACCAAAGTCCCTCCTGGTTTTAGAACTCTAAAACATTCTGAAAATCCTTTTGAAATATCCGATTTCCAATCATCAGATAAACGGCCGTATTTTGAAGCAAGCCAACTTCTTGCGCCAGCACGCTCAAGATGTGGAGGATCAAAAACAACTAAATTAAATGAATCGGAATCAAACGGGATGTTTCTAAAGTCCATTTCAATATCTGGGTTAATTATTATTGATCTTGTTCCATTTTCTTTTCCATTTGAGCGGTCAGTTACCGTAATAGTTTCTTTTCTTATATCACCAAAGATAGTGTTTGGATTTGATTTATCAAACCACATCATTCTAGAACCACAGCATACATCAAGAACTTCCATTTGAAAACTCCTTATTTTATATACAAGATTATACTATTTTTACGCAAAAATATCAACCATATAATAAAGATAGTACATATTAAACTTAATCAACATCTACCACTTATTTAGGAGACCCGAATTTTCTTGCTCTTTTTCAACGGTCATACTGGTGTCACTTGTCTTGGTAGAGGCAAACGCAGCATACCCAGCCATAATCACCACTGAGCACATTGCGACAGCAGAGGCAATGGTGAGACATGCAATCATAATGGCTTCAATCGGCAATCCCCAAAACGGCATAAATTTGTCGAGGATTGTGGGGGCTTGATTTGCCACTCCATACGCATTGTTCATCGCATCTTTGATCTGATCAATGATATTCAGCTTGATAACCGCATCAAACGCAGCCCAAAGCGCCGTCAGCCACAATGCAGACATTGGAATGGCAAGCAAAGCTTGACCTATTACGCTCTTGATCCACCGCTTATAGGCAAAGGCGGCCAAAGCAACAATAGCGACACAAAGAGCATCAAATAGCACTGTCGTCATCGAGCTGTAATGCCGATACATCGCCCAGCTCCTCACGGCAAAGTGCATAAACTCATAGTAAGCCCACATCGCCAGCATGAACCCCGGCGGGACAACCATGAAAGCGAACAGCCATGTATCCCAAAATGGCTTCGCCTGCTGTTTCTCTACTGGGTGTAACATTACTTCCTGTTCCAATTTGGCTCCTTGTGCGTCGATCATTAATGGTGGCTACTTTTCGATAATTGTGATCCTGCGATCAGAAGCAACAAGCAGAGCATCTCCTTTGCGCTCGGCGCGCATACCTTCCGAACCATCTTCTCCGACAACCATCCCATTGACAATAGCCGATTTTCCATCGGTGCATTTTTTATCTATCGTCTTAAATAACACGCGAGGACAATATTGCTCTTTATCCACGATCCCTTTTGCTTTTAGTGTATAAAGGCATCCATCATCCGCCTTTACTGCGACAACAGCACTATCATACTGTCCTAGTTTGACCATCACACTATTGATCGTTTTACCAACTGCGATGCCTTCGTGGTGTTTTGTCTGCGCCATTGCGGCGGTAGCGATCAATAACGATGCTATTAAAATCTTATTCATAATTTCCCTTTGTTGGACGTTTTTGCATTAATTATGTACCTTAGACATTGTAAAGCATACAGCTTCGCGATGCCATAGAATAGCGATCTGTTTCGCTGATCCATCCGCTATCTGCTTATCAAAATCCCTCATTGAGGGGTTCCTGAATAGCTTACTTTTTTAGCCGTTTTTAATGACTACCTGTAAAGTATTCAGCAATCCCTTGTTTCTTTGGTTTATGCACTATGAATCGGGTGGATTCCAACGGTTATGTTCCAATAAAAAGCATTCGAATTTACCCATAATGATTCCAATACAAAATACCCAATCTTTTTTGGATGTTGCTTTATTTTTAAAAGACGAATCATTTATTGCTCCTCGTAATTTGCACCCATGTGTTCGTTTTGCAAATCAACTCCATACTGTGATCCGGCGTAACCGCGATAAAATCTGTATTGCTATTGCACGCCTGCCCCGGAAGGGCGACAGGAATAACTCCTACAACGATTGGGGCAGATTCCCTTTGCACGCCGGTTACGGAAACCGACGGGTTTTTAAGCGACGAATTCAAAGAATCAGCATTCAGCGTGCATACTGCGAAGAGAAAAAGATGGAAGATTTTTTTCATGGGGTTCCTTTTTTTCGGCTTGAGATCTTAGTTACACGTTCTCTCAACCCGCTTGTCGATCAGCTTCCCGTCTCTCATGATGTTGATTTCGAGGTTGCAGTGGTTTTGGTCGAGGGTGCGGCACGATACGATGGTTCCCTGATATTCCGTTCCAAATGCTCCGTACGCCTTACATTGGGTTTTGACCTGAGCGATGATCGGGTCAAGTTCTTTAGAGCGTGGCACGCCCGGAAGCCCTGTTTCGCCAAGAGCGATCACTTGACCGTTGCACACTTTGTAGTTATATGTGTCCTTGCGGGCTTTATTGACCGGCATATTGGCGACCGTTTTTTGAAGGGAAACCATGTCACATCCCTGAGCGTCCGTCCCGTTGTAGTAGCCCGAGATTACGTTAGCCCCTACCAGTTTGCCAAAAGGAACCTTGCTCGATGCAATCTGGCGGATGATTTGTTCTTCTTCTGTGCCAGAATTGCCCGGCTGTGGTGCAGAGCCACCAGTGCCATTTTTACCAGAAATTTGGATCGCATCTCTGCCTTTGCTGATTTTTGAATACCCAAAAACGATCGTATCACCATTATTCCAAACGTATGGATTCTCAAGAAGAACTGAAAATTCCGCCTTCCCGCCATTACAGGAATAGTTGCCAGAAAAGGGTGAGGTTACTTTATTTGCACTATCTTCAAAAACAGACCAGCCGTTTTTATTAAAAACCCCTTTCAAAAATTCCCGAAATGGAACGGCATCCTTAGTAAAACTTCCCCCGTTAGCTTCACAGAAAAGATTCATTTCTCCAATATCACCCAGGCTGCTGAATCCAGTGACGATTTTTTTCTGATTGATTTTATCGTTAATCCGATAGCTGTCTTCCATCTTATGTGTCGCTTGGAAGGTATTGAAATAGCTCTCATACGAAGGGAATGAAATCATCATACGTTTTTTATATTCGTTCGACGTTTCGTTGCCAGCCGCTCTTCCGTTGAACCAAATAAAATCGCTCAATGCTTCTGGCTTATGCTCCACAATAAGCGATTGGCCTTTGATTTTCCCCGACATCAAAATATTCCCATTTGGAAGTTTGCATTCCAAAGAGCTGAAGTTTTTCAGATTCGCAGTAAAGGCTTTTTCTTCTGAAGTTAGAAACAGTCCCCCAACTCGTGAGTCTGAAAGAAGTTTACCAGTTCGCTCGTCTTTAGTCATTGAAGCGTAAGACGAAATCAATTCCGCATCATGGGATGGTAATTGTTCTTCACCGAGGTCGTGTTTCATTTTCCCATAAAGGGTTCCACCCGCAAGGACAC
Coding sequences:
- a CDS encoding transposase family protein translates to MPLLNLPHYTSLIIEETDHDIHIQIALIDSKKPLCPQCNSKDIVAHGKRHRHFMDIPIRGKRVGLNIDVPRYRCKECKKLFPADLPEMSDEYKMTERLAEYVKKQSVLRPYAHV
- a CDS encoding class I SAM-dependent methyltransferase; this encodes MEVLDVCCGSRMMWFDKSNPNTIFGDIRKETITVTDRSNGKENGTRSIIINPDIEMDFRNIPFDSDSFNLVVFDPPHLERAGARSWLASKYGRLSDDWKSDISKGFSECFRVLKPGGTLVFKWNETQIKSKEVLCLTNAKPLFGHTSGHKGFTHWYVFMKF